One window of Bacillus alkalicellulosilyticus genomic DNA carries:
- a CDS encoding PTS transporter subunit IIC yields the protein MMEFLKKKGIELSLRTYFITALSYMALGLFSSLIIGLIIRTIGQQLARTPIDFIGLPLEDMGTLAMGLMGPAIGVAVAYGLKAPRLVLFSAIVSGAAGAQLGGPAGAFVSAVISTEIGKLVSKETKVDIIVTPFVTIASGYFVASYIGPGIQSMMTYFGSLVMWATEQQPLLMGMLVATLMGLALTAPISSAAIAIMLELSGVAAGAATVGCAAQMIGFATSSYRENGLSGFVALGIGTSMLQVPNIVKNPLILIPPTVAGIILAPLATVVFQMTNNPAGAGMGTSGFVGQIMTFTDMGFSMNVLLVVVLLHFIGPVIISLAVSEWLRKKNWIKPGDMKIEQ from the coding sequence ATGATGGAATTTTTAAAGAAAAAAGGGATTGAACTTTCTTTACGTACTTATTTTATTACCGCATTAAGCTATATGGCATTAGGCCTATTTTCTTCATTAATTATTGGATTAATTATCCGGACGATAGGACAGCAATTAGCCAGAACGCCTATTGACTTCATTGGGTTACCGCTTGAAGACATGGGGACATTAGCCATGGGACTTATGGGGCCAGCTATAGGGGTAGCCGTTGCTTACGGCTTAAAAGCCCCTCGCCTCGTCTTATTTTCGGCGATTGTAAGTGGTGCTGCCGGAGCTCAATTAGGAGGACCAGCTGGGGCTTTTGTGAGTGCTGTAATTTCAACTGAAATCGGAAAGTTAGTATCAAAAGAAACGAAGGTCGATATTATTGTAACTCCTTTTGTTACAATTGCATCGGGCTATTTTGTTGCGTCTTATATTGGCCCAGGTATACAATCAATGATGACTTATTTCGGTTCTTTGGTCATGTGGGCGACGGAACAACAACCTTTGTTAATGGGAATGTTAGTGGCCACCTTAATGGGATTGGCACTGACAGCACCGATATCAAGTGCGGCCATTGCGATTATGCTAGAATTAAGTGGTGTTGCAGCAGGAGCAGCTACTGTTGGCTGTGCAGCTCAAATGATCGGTTTTGCAACGAGTAGCTACCGGGAAAATGGCTTATCTGGATTTGTTGCCCTTGGAATCGGGACGTCGATGCTTCAAGTGCCGAATATCGTAAAAAATCCACTGATATTAATTCCGCCCACGGTAGCCGGGATTATATTAGCTCCTCTTGCCACTGTTGTTTTTCAAATGACTAATAACCCTGCCGGAGCCGGTATGGGGACGAGTGGATTTGTCGGTCAAATTATGACATTTACAGATATGGGATTTTCAATGAATGTTCTATTAGTTGTAGTTCTTCTTCACTTTATTGGCCCAGTCATTATAAGTTTGGCTGTATCAGAATGGTTGCGAAAAAAGAATTGGATTAAACCAGGTGATATGAAAATTGAACAGTAG
- a CDS encoding M42 family metallopeptidase: MNQDTLQLFKTLTELSGAPGFEHDVRRFVKGELSKYTDEIIQDRLGSIFGVKRGSEQGPKVMVAGHMDEVGFVLTSITDRGLLRFQTLGGWWSQVLLAQRVHVITENGPVIGVIGSTPPHLLQEAQRNKPMSLKNMYIDIGADDKDDAIALGIKPGQQIVPICPFTPMANKKKILAKAWDNRYGVGLAIELLKELEGKENPNVLYSGATVQEEVGLRGAQTAANMIQPDIFYALDASPANDATGGKDAFGHLGKGALLRIFDRTMITHRGMREFILDTAESNQIPYQFFISQGGTDAGRVHVSGQGVPSAVIGICSRYIHTSASIIHIDDYAAAKELLVKLIMETDKNTVDLINKGV, encoded by the coding sequence ATGAATCAGGATACACTACAGCTTTTTAAGACATTAACAGAACTTTCAGGTGCGCCAGGTTTTGAACACGATGTTCGTCGTTTTGTAAAAGGAGAGCTTTCTAAGTATACAGATGAAATCATTCAAGATCGCCTAGGAAGTATCTTTGGTGTGAAACGTGGAAGTGAACAGGGCCCTAAAGTCATGGTAGCAGGCCATATGGATGAAGTTGGTTTTGTTTTAACTTCAATAACGGATAGAGGGCTATTGCGTTTTCAGACCTTGGGCGGTTGGTGGAGTCAAGTGCTACTAGCGCAACGGGTTCATGTGATTACTGAAAATGGTCCAGTAATAGGAGTGATAGGTTCAACACCACCTCATTTGTTACAAGAGGCACAGCGAAATAAACCGATGAGCTTAAAAAATATGTACATTGATATAGGAGCTGACGATAAGGACGATGCGATTGCTTTAGGAATTAAGCCAGGACAACAAATTGTTCCGATTTGTCCTTTCACTCCTATGGCCAATAAAAAGAAAATTTTAGCGAAGGCTTGGGACAATCGCTACGGGGTGGGGTTAGCGATTGAATTGTTAAAGGAACTTGAGGGCAAGGAAAATCCAAATGTATTATATTCAGGAGCCACTGTACAAGAAGAGGTTGGTTTACGTGGAGCGCAAACAGCGGCGAATATGATACAGCCAGATATTTTCTATGCACTTGATGCTAGTCCAGCAAATGATGCAACTGGTGGAAAAGATGCATTTGGTCATCTTGGAAAAGGAGCATTGTTACGGATTTTTGACCGTACGATGATTACGCACCGGGGAATGCGTGAATTCATACTTGATACGGCAGAATCTAACCAAATTCCTTACCAATTTTTTATTTCGCAAGGAGGCACTGACGCAGGCCGAGTTCATGTCTCTGGTCAGGGAGTTCCGTCAGCGGTGATCGGTATTTGCTCAAGGTATATTCATACATCAGCTTCTATTATTCATATTGATGACTATGCAGCAGCTAAGGAACTACTTGTAAAATTGATTATGGAAACAGATAAGAATACAGTAGACCTTATAAATAAAGGTGTTTAA
- the queC gene encoding 7-cyano-7-deazaguanine synthase QueC: protein MRKAVIVLSGGLDSTTCMGIAKEKGYELYPITFHYGQKHNIEVQQAQKVSQFYNTKDHRIVDIGFLQQIGGSALTDSSIPVPTDMEYEADSIPSTYVPARNMIFLALASAYAEVIGAEAIYIGVSAVDYSGYPDCRPEFITSMTETVNLATKQGVTGGSLSIETPLIHLTKKETIEEGLRLQVPYHLTTSCYNGGETACGKCDSCLLRIKGFKEANGKDPIAYEIKVNW from the coding sequence GTGAGAAAAGCAGTGATTGTATTAAGTGGGGGACTTGATAGCACGACTTGCATGGGAATCGCTAAAGAAAAAGGATATGAACTTTATCCAATTACCTTTCATTATGGACAAAAGCATAACATTGAAGTTCAGCAAGCCCAAAAAGTAAGCCAGTTTTATAATACGAAAGACCATAGAATTGTTGATATTGGATTTCTTCAGCAAATTGGTGGAAGTGCATTAACAGATTCTAGCATACCTGTCCCAACTGACATGGAATATGAAGCTGATTCGATTCCATCCACATATGTACCTGCTCGTAATATGATTTTCTTAGCATTGGCGAGTGCATATGCAGAAGTGATAGGAGCAGAAGCGATTTACATTGGTGTTTCAGCGGTGGATTATAGTGGTTATCCAGATTGCCGTCCGGAATTTATTACTAGTATGACAGAAACGGTTAACCTAGCCACGAAACAGGGCGTAACCGGGGGAAGTCTCTCTATTGAAACGCCTCTTATTCACTTAACAAAGAAAGAAACAATAGAAGAAGGACTTCGACTGCAGGTGCCGTATCACCTAACGACCTCCTGTTATAATGGAGGCGAAACCGCTTGTGGAAAATGCGATAGTTGTTTGCTGAGAATTAAAGGATTTAAAGAAGCAAACGGAAAAGATCCAATTGCATATGAAATTAAGGTTAATTGGTAA
- a CDS encoding 7-carboxy-7-deazaguanine synthase QueE has translation MSSWDISNKEEYLQWELPMVEIFETVEGEGSAAGYPTVFVRVFHCNLRCTWCDTSYSYAPAKPEFHATIEQIIERVKQYKSKRICFTGGEPLIHGKKSAALLMALTELEHISDIHVETNGAINLQPFEEIRQKDNGWQDKVRFILDYKLPGSAEEQKMIMDNFIYLYDGDEIKFVIADDVDFERAVEVVETFVQKGQVLFSPVWETMPPEKLVQKVIALGLADVKVSLQLHKIIWDPDKRGV, from the coding sequence ATGAGTAGTTGGGACATTTCTAATAAGGAAGAGTATTTACAATGGGAACTCCCAATGGTTGAGATTTTTGAGACCGTTGAAGGAGAGGGGAGTGCGGCAGGGTATCCGACTGTTTTTGTCCGCGTTTTCCATTGCAATTTGCGTTGCACTTGGTGTGATACGTCATATAGTTATGCTCCAGCGAAGCCAGAGTTTCATGCGACGATTGAACAAATAATCGAGCGTGTGAAACAATATAAAAGTAAGCGTATTTGTTTTACAGGGGGAGAGCCACTTATACATGGTAAGAAGTCAGCTGCTTTACTTATGGCTTTAACTGAACTAGAACATATTTCAGATATCCATGTAGAAACGAACGGAGCCATAAACCTGCAACCATTTGAAGAGATTAGGCAAAAAGATAATGGCTGGCAAGATAAGGTACGCTTTATATTAGATTATAAGCTTCCAGGCTCGGCTGAAGAACAAAAAATGATAATGGACAACTTCATTTACTTATACGATGGTGATGAGATAAAGTTTGTCATTGCAGATGATGTTGATTTTGAACGAGCGGTAGAAGTGGTCGAGACGTTTGTGCAAAAAGGTCAAGTGTTGTTTAGCCCTGTCTGGGAAACGATGCCTCCTGAAAAACTGGTTCAAAAAGTAATCGCTCTAGGTTTGGCAGACGTCAAAGTAAGTTTACAGCTTCATAAAATCATTTGGGATCCAGATAAAAGGGGGGTCTAG
- the queD gene encoding 6-carboxytetrahydropterin synthase QueD: MQYEIPKKVETFGVDIQKHELKYHHKRIAVTKEFTFDAAHHLHCYDGKCKSLHGHTYKLVVTMSGFVNDIGISVDFSDIKRMFNDVIKDKLDHRYLNDVLPNMNTTAENMIVWIWEQLDEKLVAEGLKAIGTRLEELVLYETPTSYASIKREWMEADE, from the coding sequence ATGCAATATGAAATTCCAAAGAAAGTTGAAACATTTGGTGTAGATATTCAGAAACATGAACTTAAATATCATCATAAACGAATAGCTGTTACAAAGGAGTTTACCTTTGATGCAGCTCACCATTTACATTGTTATGACGGAAAGTGTAAGAGTCTTCATGGCCATACGTACAAACTCGTCGTTACAATGAGTGGGTTTGTTAACGACATTGGTATATCTGTTGATTTTTCTGATATTAAACGGATGTTTAATGATGTTATAAAAGATAAGTTGGACCATAGGTACTTAAATGATGTACTACCAAACATGAACACAACCGCTGAAAATATGATTGTTTGGATTTGGGAGCAGCTTGACGAAAAGCTCGTAGCTGAAGGATTAAAAGCGATTGGAACAAGGCTCGAAGAACTAGTATTATATGAAACTCCAACTAGCTACGCATCGATTAAGCGGGAATGGATGGAAGCGGATGAGTAG
- a CDS encoding PepSY domain-containing protein → MGMKRFVLGLGIGIAAGMFLKNRTTDNNIQPERALKMVKQNLANKVNITGAWIHMIPESFEKENIDYTVYRGGITTTDNDENTQYDFVVDSKTGTILELVE, encoded by the coding sequence TTGGGAATGAAACGATTCGTCCTCGGTTTGGGCATCGGAATTGCTGCAGGCATGTTTCTTAAAAATAGAACTACAGATAACAACATTCAACCTGAACGAGCGTTAAAAATGGTCAAACAAAACTTAGCGAATAAGGTTAATATTACTGGAGCTTGGATTCATATGATTCCTGAATCATTTGAAAAAGAAAACATTGACTATACTGTTTACCGTGGTGGAATCACCACAACGGACAACGACGAAAACACTCAATATGATTTTGTTGTTGACTCAAAAACAGGAACAATCCTAGAACTAGTGGAATAA
- a CDS encoding PTS fructose transporter subunit IIABC gives MRISDLLKKETMILNVTAISKAGVIDELVTKLDRAGRLHNREEFKKAILAREAQTTTGIGEGIAIPHAKSAAVKTPAIAFGRSTAGIDYEALDNKPSHLFFMIAASEGANNEHLETLARLSTLLIDEDFRNSLLEARNEDEILVAIDRKEAEKAKEESTSYQSGGTRKKILAVTGCPTGIAHTYMAADALKQKAQELGIDIKVETNGSDGVKNQLTAKEIEEADAIVVTADTKIDMNRFAGKKVINTGVTDGIRKPKELLEKASSGDVPIYHGEDSSEKGPKQERQRTGFYKHLMNGVSNMLPFVVGGGILIALSFVFGIQAFDPEHESYHPIAELLMTIGGGNAFHLMIPVLAGFIAMSIADRPGLAPGMVGGLLALTGGAGFLGGIIAGFLAGYLVVLLRYVFKELPRSLGGIKTILIFPFFGILITGVIMSEVVVGPVSAFNMMLENWLGGMTTANAVLLGIILGGMMAVDMGGPINKAAFTFGIAMIDAGNFGPHAAIMAGGMVPPLGIALATTIFRNKFTLQEREAGKTNYIMGATFITEGAIPFAAADPGRVIPSIIVGSAIAGALTMMFGIGLPAPHGGIFVVWIVQGSVFLYLLAIIIGSVVTALLLGFLKKKVV, from the coding sequence ATGAGAATTTCAGATTTGTTGAAAAAAGAGACAATGATTCTTAATGTAACTGCAATTTCAAAGGCGGGTGTCATTGATGAATTAGTTACTAAGCTGGACCGCGCAGGTAGATTGCATAATAGAGAGGAATTCAAAAAAGCGATTTTAGCAAGGGAAGCTCAAACAACTACAGGAATTGGTGAAGGGATTGCGATTCCTCACGCAAAGTCTGCAGCAGTTAAAACGCCAGCAATTGCTTTTGGCCGCTCAACAGCAGGTATAGATTATGAGGCGTTAGATAATAAGCCTAGTCATCTGTTTTTTATGATTGCTGCTAGTGAAGGTGCGAACAATGAGCATCTTGAAACACTTGCTCGTTTATCGACTTTACTGATTGATGAGGACTTCCGGAATTCTTTACTAGAGGCAAGAAACGAAGATGAAATTCTAGTAGCGATTGATAGAAAAGAAGCAGAAAAAGCGAAAGAAGAATCAACATCCTATCAAAGCGGAGGCACTCGTAAAAAGATTTTGGCAGTGACAGGTTGTCCTACGGGTATCGCTCATACGTATATGGCTGCAGACGCTCTTAAACAAAAAGCTCAAGAACTTGGAATCGATATTAAAGTAGAAACGAACGGTTCTGACGGTGTAAAAAATCAATTAACTGCCAAAGAAATTGAAGAAGCAGATGCGATTGTTGTTACTGCAGATACAAAGATTGATATGAACCGCTTTGCAGGGAAAAAAGTAATTAATACGGGTGTCACTGACGGGATTCGTAAACCAAAAGAATTACTTGAAAAAGCAAGCTCTGGCGATGTACCTATATATCATGGTGAAGATTCAAGTGAAAAGGGACCAAAGCAAGAGCGTCAGCGAACAGGCTTTTATAAACATTTAATGAATGGTGTTTCCAACATGCTACCGTTTGTTGTTGGTGGAGGGATTTTAATTGCGCTATCTTTTGTTTTTGGAATCCAAGCCTTTGACCCAGAACATGAAAGTTACCATCCGATTGCAGAGCTATTAATGACAATTGGGGGAGGCAATGCCTTTCACTTAATGATTCCTGTCTTAGCTGGGTTTATTGCGATGAGTATAGCGGATAGACCAGGTTTAGCTCCAGGTATGGTTGGTGGATTACTGGCTCTAACAGGTGGAGCTGGATTTTTAGGTGGAATTATTGCAGGGTTCTTAGCCGGTTATTTAGTTGTTTTATTACGTTATGTTTTCAAAGAACTTCCTCGTTCACTTGGTGGGATAAAAACGATACTAATCTTTCCTTTCTTCGGGATTTTAATAACAGGTGTAATTATGTCTGAGGTTGTCGTTGGACCTGTGAGTGCATTCAATATGATGCTTGAAAACTGGTTAGGTGGAATGACCACAGCAAACGCAGTGTTACTTGGAATTATCCTTGGAGGAATGATGGCTGTTGATATGGGTGGACCGATTAATAAAGCGGCATTTACGTTCGGAATCGCGATGATCGATGCTGGAAACTTTGGTCCACACGCTGCAATTATGGCTGGGGGTATGGTTCCTCCACTTGGAATTGCGTTAGCGACAACAATCTTTAGAAATAAGTTTACTCTACAAGAAAGAGAAGCAGGAAAAACAAATTATATTATGGGAGCCACTTTTATTACAGAAGGAGCAATCCCGTTTGCTGCGGCTGATCCAGGACGAGTCATTCCTTCAATTATTGTCGGTTCTGCAATAGCAGGGGCATTAACGATGATGTTTGGAATTGGACTGCCTGCCCCACATGGTGGAATATTTGTAGTGTGGATTGTACAAGGAAGCGTATTTTTATATTTACTTGCTATCATTATAGGATCAGTGGTAACAGCACTATTGTTAGGTTTTTTGAAAAAGAAAGTCGTGTAA
- the pfkB gene encoding 1-phosphofructokinase gives MIYTVTINPSIDYIIKSNVFLGQLNRSEEESKQPGGKGINVSRVLHRLGVSSIATGFIGGFTGAFIKNSLQNEGVEINFIEVAGDTRINIKIKGEFETEINGSSPLIPEESIERLLENLEVLTQEDILVLAGSIPSSLPSTIYSSLIEVAKRKNTKIVLDTSGSAFKDALKENLFFIKPNHHELGELFGVQIETVEQAIPYAKQLVNQGIDNIVVSFAEKGALFVNKKHTFVANVPKGQVKNSVGAGDSVVAGFLANYLQTKHVKSAFQYGVAAGSASAFSDGFCSKEEVEVLQQQISIVEQ, from the coding sequence ATGATTTATACAGTGACGATTAATCCATCTATTGACTATATCATCAAATCAAATGTATTCCTCGGGCAACTCAACCGTTCAGAGGAAGAAAGTAAGCAACCTGGTGGAAAAGGGATAAATGTATCGCGAGTCTTACACAGACTTGGGGTTTCTAGTATAGCCACTGGATTTATCGGTGGATTTACAGGAGCTTTTATAAAAAACTCACTTCAAAATGAAGGCGTGGAGATAAATTTCATTGAGGTAGCTGGAGACACACGGATTAATATTAAGATTAAAGGTGAGTTTGAAACTGAAATTAACGGTTCTAGTCCACTCATTCCTGAGGAAAGCATCGAGAGGTTACTTGAGAACCTTGAAGTCCTCACGCAAGAGGATATATTAGTTTTAGCAGGAAGTATTCCTTCATCCCTACCCAGTACGATCTATTCATCCTTAATTGAAGTAGCTAAAAGAAAAAACACGAAAATTGTCTTAGATACTAGTGGAAGTGCATTTAAAGATGCTTTAAAAGAGAATTTGTTTTTTATCAAACCAAACCATCATGAGCTGGGAGAATTATTTGGGGTTCAAATTGAAACAGTTGAGCAGGCGATTCCTTATGCGAAGCAGTTAGTCAACCAAGGTATTGATAATATAGTTGTCTCGTTTGCTGAAAAAGGAGCGCTTTTTGTAAATAAAAAACACACTTTTGTAGCAAACGTACCTAAGGGACAAGTGAAAAATTCAGTTGGTGCGGGCGATTCTGTAGTGGCGGGTTTTTTAGCAAATTATCTTCAAACGAAACATGTCAAAAGTGCTTTTCAATATGGCGTAGCGGCAGGAAGCGCTAGTGCATTTTCAGACGGATTTTGTTCAAAAGAAGAAGTGGAAGTACTTCAACAACAAATTTCAATAGTTGAACAATAA
- a CDS encoding DeoR/GlpR family DNA-binding transcription regulator, with protein sequence MLTFERQQFILSLLKDKQIVKIQELVDRTEASESTIRRDLTELEQQNKLKRIHGGASLLSKRLSEPTIAEREVQNKDEKKAIAKKAASIVEEGDCIFLDAGTTISEMIPYLKDKNCVVVTNGVNNIPLLLDHGIETHVIGGTVKSGTRAFVGRGAIQGLENFRFDKSFIGTNGIHLSLGLTTPDPQEALIKETAISYSQKAYIVTDHTKFGETYFSKFACIEEVTFILSDKVEDNVIEQLRKKTEAEVVKL encoded by the coding sequence ATGCTAACATTTGAGCGTCAACAATTTATTCTTTCATTGTTAAAAGATAAACAGATTGTCAAAATTCAAGAACTAGTTGATCGAACAGAAGCATCTGAATCTACTATTCGTCGTGATTTAACAGAACTAGAACAACAAAATAAATTAAAGCGCATACATGGTGGTGCCTCGCTTTTATCAAAACGTCTTTCAGAGCCGACAATAGCTGAACGAGAGGTTCAAAACAAAGATGAAAAGAAAGCGATCGCAAAAAAAGCAGCAAGTATCGTAGAAGAAGGAGACTGTATTTTTCTTGATGCTGGTACTACCATTTCAGAAATGATTCCTTATCTAAAAGATAAAAATTGTGTCGTTGTCACTAATGGTGTTAATAATATTCCTTTGCTTCTAGACCATGGGATAGAGACCCATGTTATAGGAGGCACAGTGAAATCAGGAACAAGAGCTTTCGTAGGAAGAGGGGCCATTCAAGGGTTGGAAAACTTTCGTTTTGACAAGTCGTTCATTGGTACGAATGGAATTCATTTATCGTTAGGATTAACAACTCCAGACCCACAAGAAGCGCTTATAAAAGAAACGGCTATCTCCTATTCACAAAAAGCGTATATCGTAACCGACCATACAAAATTCGGGGAAACGTACTTTTCAAAATTTGCTTGTATTGAAGAGGTTACTTTTATTTTGAGTGATAAAGTAGAGGACAATGTTATCGAACAACTTAGAAAAAAAACAGAGGCAGAAGTGGTGAAGCTATGA
- a CDS encoding YtnP family quorum-quenching lactonase, with product MEQLQLNGWTLTWLRGGVTYLDGGAMFGVVPKALWHKKYPANDKNQIELRCDPILLQTGTQNILIDAGLGNGRYTEKQLRNYGISEQSYIEDDLHSIGLTTKDIDIVLMTHMHFDHVGGLAKVIDGNLVPTFEHADIVVNEIEWNEMKNPNIRSKNTYWEQNWKPIEEKVTTFKGEHEVMPGVKMIHTGGHSAGHSIVMIENGEQKIIHMADIMPTHAHNHVLWVLAYDDYPMKSIEQKQIWMEGGMAQEVWFTFYHDACYRAVQWDTSKQMIDSVVRERK from the coding sequence GTGGAGCAGTTGCAACTGAATGGGTGGACGTTAACTTGGCTACGTGGTGGAGTAACGTATTTGGATGGTGGCGCAATGTTTGGAGTCGTCCCTAAAGCCTTATGGCATAAAAAATATCCAGCGAATGATAAAAATCAAATTGAGTTACGTTGTGACCCTATTTTACTACAAACGGGAACTCAAAATATCTTAATTGATGCTGGTCTAGGTAATGGGAGATATACGGAAAAGCAACTCCGGAATTATGGAATTTCAGAACAATCCTATATTGAAGATGATTTACATTCAATTGGGTTAACAACAAAAGATATAGATATTGTCCTGATGACTCATATGCATTTTGACCATGTAGGTGGACTAGCAAAAGTAATAGATGGAAATCTTGTGCCTACCTTTGAACATGCTGACATAGTTGTGAATGAAATTGAATGGAATGAAATGAAGAATCCAAATATCCGGTCAAAAAACACATATTGGGAACAAAATTGGAAACCAATAGAGGAAAAAGTCACTACCTTTAAGGGTGAACATGAAGTGATGCCAGGGGTGAAAATGATACACACAGGCGGACACAGTGCTGGTCACTCCATTGTCATGATAGAGAATGGCGAGCAAAAGATTATCCATATGGCAGATATCATGCCTACCCATGCGCACAATCATGTGTTGTGGGTATTGGCTTATGATGATTATCCTATGAAGTCGATAGAACAGAAACAAATTTGGATGGAAGGTGGCATGGCCCAAGAGGTGTGGTTTACTTTTTACCATGATGCTTGTTACCGCGCAGTTCAATGGGATACATCTAAACAAATGATAGATTCGGTAGTTAGAGAGAGAAAGTAA
- the trmB gene encoding tRNA (guanosine(46)-N7)-methyltransferase TrmB — protein sequence MRLRNKPWAKDEIRNNPSIVIPDPKEGKGKWKELFGNENPIHVEVGTGKGQFITKMAEQNPDINYIGVERYDSVILTALERISQSKRNNVKLLNEDVTELLSFFENNEVSRVYINFTDPWPKKRHEKRRLTYKDFLEKYQSIMKEKGEVHLKTDNQALFEYSLHSFSLYGMVLQNVSLNLHQSDFEGNVMTEYEEKFSQKGMPIYRCEAVYR from the coding sequence ATGAGATTACGTAATAAACCATGGGCGAAGGATGAGATTCGTAACAATCCTTCGATTGTCATTCCTGATCCGAAGGAAGGTAAGGGAAAGTGGAAGGAACTATTTGGAAACGAAAACCCTATACATGTCGAAGTAGGAACTGGAAAAGGACAGTTTATAACTAAGATGGCTGAGCAAAATCCAGATATAAATTATATTGGTGTGGAGCGCTATGATAGTGTTATTCTTACCGCACTTGAACGTATTTCGCAATCGAAACGAAATAATGTGAAATTATTAAATGAAGATGTTACCGAACTACTTTCTTTTTTTGAAAATAATGAAGTGTCTAGAGTATATATTAATTTTACTGACCCATGGCCTAAGAAACGACATGAAAAACGTCGATTAACGTACAAAGATTTTTTAGAAAAGTATCAATCGATCATGAAAGAAAAGGGAGAAGTACATTTAAAAACTGACAATCAAGCGTTATTTGAATATTCCTTACATAGCTTTTCTTTATATGGAATGGTCCTTCAAAATGTAAGTCTAAACTTACACCAAAGTGATTTCGAAGGAAATGTTATGACGGAATATGAAGAAAAGTTCTCACAAAAAGGTATGCCGATTTACAGATGTGAAGCCGTTTATAGGTAA
- a CDS encoding YtzH-like family protein yields the protein MKKFVDTEKIILILKAQLEAVDSSSDQFSILKDEIEKVVTMEEIDPNFKGTLQEIKSYVSTAANSHSYKEHIKLNDLNIKRWIEELERLMRSEAVTIDYEQRKGREI from the coding sequence GTGAAAAAATTTGTTGATACAGAAAAAATCATCTTGATTCTAAAAGCTCAACTAGAGGCCGTTGATAGTAGCAGTGACCAATTCTCTATACTAAAGGATGAGATTGAAAAAGTAGTAACCATGGAGGAAATTGACCCAAATTTCAAAGGAACCTTACAAGAAATTAAATCCTATGTTTCAACTGCAGCGAACAGTCACTCCTATAAGGAACATATTAAATTGAATGACCTTAACATTAAACGTTGGATTGAAGAACTAGAACGCTTAATGCGCAGTGAAGCTGTAACGATTGATTATGAACAACGAAAAGGACGAGAAATTTAA
- a CDS encoding YtzH-like family protein — MPINQEHKLSLLTDILKNQMEQHQMTTDEYDQISRLLSSLLNESALSNTQLEQTFMAIQQHHYGNNSGFSDTDVEQWLQTIEQYKTQ; from the coding sequence TTGCCTATTAACCAAGAACATAAATTAAGCTTACTTACTGATATTTTAAAAAATCAAATGGAACAACATCAAATGACAACGGATGAGTACGACCAGATTTCTCGACTACTTTCCTCTCTACTAAACGAGTCTGCCTTAAGCAACACACAATTGGAACAAACTTTTATGGCCATTCAACAGCACCATTATGGAAATAACAGCGGCTTTTCAGATACAGATGTCGAACAATGGCTTCAGACAATAGAACAATATAAGACACAATAA